The proteins below are encoded in one region of Populus alba chromosome 2, ASM523922v2, whole genome shotgun sequence:
- the LOC118049996 gene encoding uncharacterized protein, translating into MATENSFVQPAIPRFDGHYDHWSMLMKNFLRSKEYWSLIETGITTAAKDKDLREKTIDELTLKDLKAKTYLFQAIDRSILETILKKDTAKDIWDSLKRKYQGTSRVKRAQLQALRKEFELLHMKIGESVDDYFSRTLIIANKMRIHGEKMEDVIIIEKILRSMTLKYDYVVCSIEESNDLDALSIDELQSSLLVHEQRISRSIVEEQALQVSHGLHQGGRNGGRNSYRGRGRGRGRFEGGRIEGRFDKSAIECYHYHDLGHVQWECPKRTHDHMAKYAETKEEMLLMALVDHEEINTEHTWYLDNGCSNHMCGDKTLFSELDNSFTESVKLGNNSKLGV; encoded by the coding sequence ATGGCAACCGAGAATAGCTTTGTGCAACCTGCTATTCCGCGATTTGATGGTCATTATGACCATTGGAGTATGCTCATGAAGAATTTTCTCCGCTCCAAAGAATATTGGAGCTTGATAGAAACGGGAATTACTACTGCAGCAAAAGACAAAGACCTACGGGAGAAGACCATTGATGAGCTCACATTGAAGGACCTCAAAGCAAAAACCTACCTTTTCCAGGCTATTGATCGATCAATACTGGAGACTATTTTGAAGAAGGATACTGCAAAGGACATATGGGATTCTTTGAAGAGAAAGTATCAAGGCACATCTCGGGTGAAAAGAGCTCAATTGCAGGCACTTCGCAAAGAATTTGAATTGCTGCACATGAAGATTGGAGAATCAGTGGATGATTATTTCTCCCGAACTCTCATTATAGCCAACAAAATGAGAATTCATGGGGAAAAAATGGAAGATGtaattatcattgaaaaaattctACGATCTATGACTCTTAAGTATGATTATGTGGTATGCTCCATTGAGGAGTCTAATGATCTAGATGCTTTGTCAATTGATGAACTTCAAAGCTCTCTTCTAGTGCACGAACAGAGGATCAGTCGAAGCATTGTGGAGGAACAAGCCCTGCAAGTGAGTCACGGGCTACATCAAGGAGGAAGAAATGGTGGACGAAACAGTTACCGTGGGAGAGGAAGAGGCAGAGGACGATTTGAAGGAGGAAGAATTGAAGGCAGATTTGACAAATCTGCCATAGAATGCTACCACTATCATGACCTTGGTCATGTTCAATGGGAGTGTCCTAAGAGAACTCATGATCACATGGCTAAATATGCAGAAACAAAGGAAGAGATGCTATTGATGGCACTTGTAGATCATGAAGAGATCAACACTGAGCACACTTGGTATCTTGACAATGGGTGTAGCAATCATATGTGTGGAGACAAAACATTGTTTTCTGAGCTAGACAATAGCTTCACAGAATCAGTAAAACTGGGAAACAACTCTAAGCTTGGAGTATAG
- the LOC118049978 gene encoding uncharacterized protein, producing the protein MARCYCILVLIALVIAQASARDVPKDAGLNDQKNLIAYGGVGGFAGVGGLPNLGGVAGGLGGLGGVGGLGGALGGGVGGGVGGGLGGGCGDCADGAAGSLVHP; encoded by the coding sequence ATGGCAAGGTGTTATTGCATTCTAGTTTTAATTGCTCTTGTTATTGCTCAAGCAAGTGCTAGGGACGTGCCCAAAGACGCTGGCCTCAATGACCAGAAGAACTTGATCGCATATGGCGGTGTAGGTGGCTTTGCTGGAGTTGGTGGTCTGCCAAACCTTGGCGGTGTTGCTGGTGGCCTCGGTGGACTTGGTGGGGTTGGTGGCTTGGGTGGAGCTCTTGGTGGAGGTGTTGGTGGAGGTGTTGGTGGAGGCTTGGGCGGTGGCTGTGGAGATTGTGCTGATGGTGCTGCTGGCTCTCTCGTCCACCCTTGA
- the LOC118049982 gene encoding 26S proteasome regulatory subunit 4 homolog A, which produces MGQGPSGGLNRPGLPGDRKQDGSDKKDKKFEPAAPPARVGRKQRKQKGPEAAARLPTVTPLTKCKLRLLKMERIKDYLLMEEEFVANQERLKPQEEKAEEDRSKVDDLRGSPMSVGNLEELIDENHAIVSSSVGPEYYVGILSFVDKDQLEPGCAILMHNKVLSVVGLLQDEVDPMVSVMKVEKAPLESYADIGGLDAQIQEIKEAVELPLTHPELYEDIGIKPPKGVILYGEPGTGKTLLAKAVANSTSATFLRVVGSELIQKYLGDGPKLVRELFRVADDLSPSIVFIDEIDAVGTKRYDAHSGGEREIQRTMLELLNQLDGFDSRGDVKVILATNRIESLDPALLRPGRIDRKIEFPLPDIKTRRRIFQIHTARMTLADDVNLEEFVMTKDEFSGADIKAICTEAGLLALRERRMKVTHTDFKKAKEKVMFKKKEGVPEGLYM; this is translated from the exons ATGGGTCAGGGACCATCGGGCGGTCTGAATCGGCCAGGGCTACCAGGAGACAGAAAACAAGATGGAAGCGACAAGAAAGACAAGAAATTTGAGCCGGCGGCGCCACCAGCGCGGGTGGGCCGAAAGCAGCGGAAGCAGAAAGGGCCGGAGGCGGCTGCACGGCTGCCCACGGTGACGCCGCTTACTAAGTGTAAGTTGAGACTGCTGAAAATGGAGCGAATCAAGGATTATTTGTTGATGGAAGAAGAGTTTGTGGCAAATCAAGAGAGGTTGAAGCCACAAGAAGAGAAAGCTGAGGAGGACAGATCCAAGGTTGATGATTTGAGAGGTTCGCCTATGAGTGTGGGAAATTTGGAGGAGTTGATTGATGAGAATCATGCCATCGTTTCCTCTTCGGTTGGACCTGAGTACTATGTTGGGATTTTGTCTTTTGTTGATAAGGATCAACTCGAGCCTGGTTGTGCTATCTTGATGCATAATAAG GTTCTATCTGTTGTTGGGCTTCTTCAAGATGAAGTTGATCCAATGGTATCTGTGATGAAGGTGGAGAAGGCTCCATTAGAATCTTATGCTGACATAGGTGGTCTGGATGCCCAGATCCAGGAAATCAAAGAAGCAGTTGAGCTCCCACTGACTCATCCTGAATTATATGAAGATATTGGTATTAAGCCTCCTAAGGGAGTTATTTTGTATGGAGAGCCTGGGACTGGAAAGACCTTGCTTGCAAAG GCAGTGGCTAATTCAACATCAGCAACTTTCTTACGTGTTGTTGGAAGTGAATTGATTCAAAAGTACTTGGGAGATGGCCCAAAACTAGTGAGGGAGCTTTTCAGAGTTGCTGATGATCTCTCTCCATCTATTGTCTTCATTGATGAAATTGATGCTGTTGGTACAAAGAG GTATGATGCCCATTCAGGTGGTGAACGTGAAATTCAGAGGACCATGTTGGAACTACTGAACCAGTTAGATGGTTTTGATTCAAGAGGAGATGTTAAAGTTATCCTTGCAACCAACCGAATTGAAAGCCTTGATCCTGCTTTGCTTCGGCCAGGTCGGATTGATAGGAAGATTGAATTCCCTCTTCCTGATATCAAAACAAGGAGGCGTATCTTCCAG ATACACACAGCAAGAATGACATTAGCTGATGATGTCAACTTAGAAGAATTTGTTATGACCAAGGATGAGTTCTCTGGAGCAGATATAAAGGCAATATGCACTGAAGCTGGATTGCTTGCTTTAAGAGAGCGGCGCATGAAG GTGACACATACTGACTTCAAGAAGGCCAAGGAAAAGGTGATGTTCAAGAAGAAAGAAGGGGTGCCTGAAGGACTCTACATGTGA
- the LOC118049980 gene encoding uncharacterized protein, which produces MARSYVCVVLVLALAAVHTCARDVPTEKNMDVASTKNAPSDAGLTDQKNFVTYGGLGGYSGIGAGGLPFGGVGGIGGVAPLDGGLGGLGGGGGLGGLGGGIGGLGGVGGLGGVGGGGVGGGSGVLPYP; this is translated from the coding sequence ATGGCAAGGAGTTACGTTTGTGTTGTGTTAGTGCTCGCTCTTGCAGCAGTGCACACTTGTGCTAGAGACGTGCCTACTGAAAAAAACATGGATGTTGCTAGCACCAAAAATGCGCCTAGTGATGCTGGTCTCACTGACCAGAAGAACTTTGTTACATACGGTGGTCTTGGCGGCTATTCTGGAATTGGTGCTGGTGGTCTCCCATTTGGTGGCGTAGGGGGGATTGGTGGAGTTGCTCCTTTAGATGGTGGGCTCGGAGGACTAGGTGGTGGAGGCGGCTTGGGTGGCTTGGGTGGCGGTATTGGAGGCTTGGGTGGTGTTGGAGGCTTGGGTGGCgtgggtggtggtggtgttggtggTGGAAGTGGTGTTCTTCCTTACCCTTGA
- the LOC118049983 gene encoding uncharacterized protein, which translates to MGTKHKCQVCHEAESKYKCPSCRVPYCSLVCFTKHKETPCAIPVSVEEKPVADVKVVEKRPVKVDEPGEVLLKLQLESIASSSEIRNDLMDESLQKLIHKIDCSTDPETELDVAMGVDVFRIFTDKILSAIGS; encoded by the exons ATGGGAACCAAGCACAAGTGCCAAGTCTGTCACGAAGCTGAATCTAAGTACAAGTGCCCTTCTTGTCGTGTTCCATA cTGTTCTCTTGTCTGCTTCACCAAACATAaag AAACCCCTTGTGCAATACCAGTATCTGTGGAGGAAAAGCCAG TTGCTGATGTGAAAGTGGTGGAAAAAAGGCCAGTTAAAGTTGATGAACCAGGCGAGGTGCTGCTAAAGTTGCAACTAGAGTCTATAG CTTCTTCCAGCGAAATTCGGAATGATTTGATGGACGAGAGCCTTCAAAAGCTCATACATAAGATCGATTGTTCCACGGACCCAGAAACT GAACTCGACGTAGCTATGGGAGTTGATGTATTCCGCATTTTCACTGACAAG ATTCTGTCTGCTATTGGTTCATGA
- the LOC118049979 gene encoding uncharacterized protein, whose amino-acid sequence MARSYVCFVLVLALAAVHTCARDVPTEKNMDVASTKNAPSDAGLTDQKNFVTYGGVGGYSGIGAGGLPFGGVGGIGGVAPLDGGFGGLGGGGGLGGLGGGIGGLGGLGGVGGGVGAGGGVGGGVGGGSGVLPYP is encoded by the coding sequence ATGGCGAGGAGTTACGTTTGTTTTGTGTTGGTGCTCGCTCTTGCAGCAGTGCACACTTGTGCTAGAGACGTGCCTACTGAAAAAAACATGGATGTTGCTAGCACCAAAAATGCGCCTAGTGATGCTGGTCTCACTGACCAGAAGAACTTTGTTACATACGGAGGTGTTGGTGGCTATTCTGGAATTGGTGCTGGTGGTCTCCCATTTGGTGGCGTAGGGGGGATTGGTGGAGTTGCTCCTTTAGATGGCGGGTTCGGAGGACTAGGTGGTGGCGGCGGCTTGGGTGGCTTGGGTGGTGGTATTGGAGGCTTGGGTGGTCTTGGAGGCGTGGGTGGTGGTGTTGGTGCTGGAGGCGGTGTAGGTGGGGGTGTTGGTGGTGGAAGTGGTGTTCTGCCTTAcccttga